The sequence TTCATGCAGGCACGTACGCAGGGCTCGTGACTATTGGGAGTGATTATCCAGCGGCTATAAATGTGTCGAGGAACGGTTTAGCCACTCTGCAAGGCAATCATTACAAGCACGTTATATTGACAGCATCTGCAGTATATGGCAACTCAAGTGCTATACCCATTACACGCAGTGTTGCAGCTAACTTGGATCCTGCAAAGGGAGATATGGATGTCGGGAAGCAAAGGGGAATTCCCGTGTCAGCTGTTAGTTCTGTGGGCTCTTCGTTTAGTGTTGATGTTTGGGTGAATACTGGAGCGATAAAACTTGGTGCTCTTGAACTTGCTATTGATATTGATGACTCAGTACTTCAGGCCACCAAAGTTGACAATTTCCGGGATGGTGCGTTTGTTGCTCGAATAAATGATCCACCATCAAAAGTTTCATTTGGTGGAAGTGCTACTGCAACTGGTGGAAGTACAGTGAATATAATCAAAGTAGCCACAGTTGAGTTTAGGGTGCTCAAAGCTGCAGTAACGTATCTTCGAGGTAAAGTAGTAACTATTGGAGAGCAAGGTACAACTAACAATGTAGCCAGCGTGGACTTGTCTGTTGCTGGTTATGTTAAAGTGGCTGTAGGTGGAGCAACAAGGAGGCGGCGTGACAGTGTTTGGTCAGATATTATTTCCACTTCTCATCATCGGCAAGAACGAGCAGTCTGTAGTAGAGGAGATACTAATGCAGATGGAGTGTTTAACACATTTGATATTGATGAAGCTCTCATGTATGTTTCAAGACGAAACAGTGATCCTAATCTGGTAAGTGGTTACACTGATGATCAAGAGCGTGAGCTTGATGCCAACTTGGATGGATTTATAGACTCGAACGATGCATACTTTTTGACTCAGGCGTACTTTGGTCTTATTAGGTTTCTTACAAATATAACTGTGGTACCTGTAAGTGCAACCAATGACAACTGTACGTTAACTATAATTGTGACGATGGAAGGAAGAGGATGTGTTCCTGCTAGTGATGCTCAAACATTGCCTTTTATCCTTGTATCACACCACGATCAAAAGATGTCGGCAGAATGGTCGCAATCTCAACTTCAAGTGGGTTACAAGTCTGTGCAAATTCCTGCTTCAACTCTTCAGGTACCCAGCATTCCGTATGGTGGATTCTGGGAATTACAACCGGAAGGTGGAACTGGAAGGTTTCGTGCTGAAGTGAAAACGCCTATTTCTTCAAAAGGTATTGGTCTGAACTTAGTTCAATATACTGTCGATCAATTGAAGGAAACGGATGTGTCAAGATTAAAGGTTATGGTGGCGAATGTGAGTAGGACTCCATTTGACTATAGTGCAGTGCAAGGAGTCACTCTAACTTCAACTCGACTGCAAGGTGTTGCAGCAGTGAATGTTCCTGTTGGAGCAACGGGATACAATCCACTGTCGACTTTTGATAACACTCTTAGATCTGATTTTTGTGAGTTTGCAAATGTGCGTTACAATCGTTCTGTTTACTCCATTTATGTCTCAGAGGACACACCAATTGGTAATGTTGTAACAGACTTGTCAAAATTCATTGAAAATCCATCATTTCCTCCTGGTCTGGAGACTTACAAGATTGTTGCAGGAAACACAAACGGAGACTTTGATATACCAGATTTGGCATCAGGAGAGGTTGTAATCAACAACACACTGAATCGGGAAATCACTCAGTTATACTCTTTGGTGATTCTTGTTGATCTTTTTGCTGAGGATTTTGGCTCTCCTAAACTGAATGCGACAGCTGTTGTGAAGATTAGTGTTATTGAAGTGAATGACAACAGTCCCGTTGTTAGTGATGTTTGTCCTGACATCTATGTTGATTAGGAGGAGTTGGCTCCCACAACTGCTTTCTACACTGTCAATGTAACAGACGCCGATAATGGTGTTGCTGGTCAGTTTGATGTTGCAGTTATTTAGTATGTCAACACatgaattgttttgtttgttgcatttaCAATCAAGATCCGACGTTGGTTGCCATTTCTAATACTACTACAATTTCCGAGTTGCTTACTGTAGTAAGTTGACTTTGTATTATTAGAATATTGTGGAACAACAAGTAATGTCTTGTTTACTTTGTTCTAAAGGCAACTAATATTTCCTCAGACACATTTTCTTCTGCAATTGGCGATAGTATTGTTTCTAAGCTATCTAATCTTGTTTCTGATCAGAATCTGACTTCTTCTGATGTGGATGATAGTATCAAGGTGTTGACTTTTCTAGTTTCTATTCAAGAGGAGAtattgaagacaaagaagaatTTTATCCCAACTGACAATTACATTGCTGTGAATTGTTATGCTATAATGGTGCTATTGGTAGCATGTTGTACTATTATTCTGGTATTTGTTAGGGACACATCAACGCTTCAGGAAAACTTTTggacaccaacaatcaaaCTGCATGGCTTAGCCTGAACTCTGTTTGTTCAATTTTTGCTGCATTTGGTCTGTGTTCAATTATTTGCATCAAATGTCTTTTTTGTTTAGAATAATGGAGCTCCTGCTTTTGTGGAATCCATGGAGAGATTTGGTCGATTGATTTCCTCTTCTATGCCAAACGATGACAACAAACTTATAAAATTTGCAACTGATAATATAGGTATTAAGCAATTGTTCTCTAAGCTGAAATGGGAACAACATCAATTTGTGACATCTGTTTTCTCAGTTTTAACGTTTACGACTGTTACCAAGTCAATGGTCCAACCGATTTCTTTCGATGGTGAATTTTCAGCTGGAAATGGCATTGATAATACGAAGGACTCTTCATCGTATATTTCATCAAGTGTTTTGTCATATCTCCTTAAAGAGACTGGTAATAATTGGAACAATCAGAACATTGTATTGATTATAGATTCTTGTAACTGTGTCTGTGTTCCAGGTGCTGATAAACTTGCTGTTTCTAATGTTGTGTTAAAAGGCGTGCAGGAGTTCTTGCCTCCATCTTTGATGACATCTGAAGACTTGTCTCATCGATCAATTGGTGACTTGAGGTGTTGTGTTCTAACAAAGTCGGATTTTACAATTGAGATATGTTATGATGGTATACATTCATGTATAGGAAGATGGCAAATGATTTGCCACACACTGATGTTGTCTCACTGTCGATATTGGAGGTTGGAAAACTGGATAGTCTAAACTACAACTTGCCAAACCCTATCGACATCAGATACACAAATGTAGAGGTAGATTGCTGTAAGTACGTGCCTTAGTGTGTCAACGGTAGCACAATGTGCTTGTTATAGTTTCAGAATAACTCTGAGTTTCGTTGTGCTTACTACCAATTTAAAAGGTATAGTTTATATAAGTATtattgtgtatgtctgttatGTACTTGTATTTAGCAACACTTGGTCGTCCAATGGTGTTACAACAGAAATACTTGGAGAAGGAAACATTTTATGCAGCAGCACTCACCTTACCAGTTTCAGTGTTCTTACGTCAGTTCAGGGAGCTGTGGTAATTATAACTGCATTGCAAACGGGTATGTCACATAATTCTTGAAATCTGTCATTGATGTGTATACATAGATCACAGACAGTTTGAGGTACATTACTTACGTTGGTTGCGGAATATCTCTTGTTTGTATGGTTTTAGCTCTCATCTGTCTCATCTACTTCAGGTCTCTTATGTAGTTTTATCATTTACTGATGTGTTTTAATGCTGTTTTCTAAGGTCGGATTTATATCCTCAGAAGAACTTTGTTAACATCAATTTCCTTATTGCTCTGACTCTAGCTGTTACGTTCTTTCTAGCAGGAATAGATCAATCTAGCAATCGGGTATGATTGAGAGTGATTTTAAATATTATGTAGATTGCATGTATACATTCAATCTGTTGAATTCAGGCTACATGCAAAGCAATGACCATTATAATGCACTATCTGTTTCTGGCTGCATTTTGCTGGATGTTGTGTGAAGGAATCCTACTTTACTTGATGATAGTTGTTATATTTGACAGTGGGAAGACTTATTACCGGCAATTTCTTGCCTTGGGATGGGGTGAGTGACACTCGATCTTCTTTGACATTTGGCTTTGAAAATTAGCTAagaatgtttgttgttgttattgtagttgttgttgttgttgctgttgttttgtgtatgtacTTACATTTTGGAGTGAAAAGTGTAGGTATATATAAAGTTTGTAAATCTGTTTTATTGTTCAGGGCTTCCAGCTGTTGTTGTAGCTATTAGTGTTGGAATTAAGCACGACGACTATGGCTCTTATGACTAGTAAGTTACCTTTAATGATTGGTTTTATAGAATAAGACTATCTAACTATGTTTACATTCAGCAAAGTTAGAAATATGGCTTTTGTAAAAACCATTATGATTATAACTCCTTTGTTTTATTGGTTTTctttgtatttagttgttttctcaCTCATCATTATGGACTTATTTATGCTTTCATTGCGCCTATGATTGCAATAATTTTGGTATATTTAACTTTGTGTTAGTGTTTATGGTAAAGTTGTGACTGTGATTGGTATTAGGCAAACTTTGTGATTTTCGTCATTGTTCTAAAGATTGTCATAGAGTCCAAAGGGAAATCTGACATGCGGGAAAGGAAACAAGTTATAAAGTGATACAGCGTTTGTGTGGATGTTTAGATAATGTTAACAACATTACAATCAATCAGATTcttgtaaacacacacacacacacacacacacacacacacacacacacacacacacacacacacacacacacacacacacacacaaacacacacacacacacacacaaacacacacacacacacacacacacacacacacacacacacacacacaaacacacacacacacacacacacacacacacacacacacacacacagacacacagacactcatGCCTACATTTATAAAtgaatttaattatttgtggTGTTTGAAGGGCCAGCTTGAGAGCTATTGCTGTGTTATTACCAATTCTGGGACTTACTTGGATCATTGGAGTGTTTGCAGTTGACAgcttgtctgtgtatctggcACACACTTTCACTATCTTCAACAGTTTGCAGGTATGTTCTAACTGAATGTATTGCTGTCATTGATATGAGTGTTGTTTCTGACCTAcatgtatttttatttaacaGGGTCTTTTTGTCTTTATTTTTCATTGCGTTCTAAATAATGGGGTTTGTGGTTGTCATCAAAGTTCAATTTTAGGAGCTAGTTTTTATGTTGGTAATATTACGTTTTCTTGAAGGTGCGTAAAGGGTTTCAGAAACTGAAGGAAAGTCGTAAACGGAGAAAGGAAGCGGAAACAGTAAGTCTTTGTGTAAAGTCTAGTtattgtgagtgtgtgtgtgtgtgtgtgtgtgtgtgtgtgtgtgtgtgtgtgtgtgtgtgtgtgtgtgtgtgtgtgtgtgtgtgtgtgtgtgtgtgtgtgtgtgtgtgtgtgtaatgcaTTTTCATGGACCTATGTTTAGTTCACCATGAGCAATTATTCATGGCAGTGGTACAAGCGGTAGTCATGCCTACAATTGCAAGCGCTATAGCTTCTACAACAGGTATCTCACATATTTCTAACCTGTGTAATGTCAATTCTACGTTTGTTTTTGCGCAGTTTCTAAACATTATCTACACATTTTAGTGGCTTTTTCAACACATTGTTCAACGTATTGGGTAACCTAGCTACCTAAAGGCACTGTATATAGATATAACTTGCAACATTGTTGTGCTCTTGAGTCGATGCTATAGGTTATAGATTGTTGTACGTTAGCATCGAAAGACGTAGAGAAACAGGAAGTTAGGGAAAGTGTGAACAGGAAACTGTTTTTTACTGATGGTTAATCTAGCTCTACTATATACATAGTCTGACACAATATTGTACCATTCTGCTGTAGTCACACGTAAATAAGAGTTTCTTCTTTTCTCATTTGCACTGTTGTTAATGCATTTAGTCGCATACGAGAACGAAATCGAGAGTCACCTCAGTCTTCTCCATTCTAAGTGTTGACCTCTCAAAATGGAACCTTGATTCTAGCATAGCATAAGATATACTAGATCCTGCAGTTAGTGTTTCTTCTCTGCCATATGGTGAATGATGT is a genomic window of Corticium candelabrum chromosome 11, ooCorCand1.1, whole genome shotgun sequence containing:
- the LOC134186507 gene encoding latrophilin-like protein LAT-2, whose protein sequence is MNCFVCCIYNQDPTLVAISNTTTISELLTVATNISSDTFSSAIGDSIVSKLSNLVSDQNLTSSDVDDSIKVLTFLVSIQEEILKTKKNFIPTDNYIAGHINASGKLLDTNNQTAWLSLNSNNGAPAFVESMERFGRLISSSMPNDDNKLIKFATDNIVLTFTTVTKSMVQPISFDGEFSAGNGIDNTKDSSSYISSSVLSYLLKETGADKLAVSNVVLKGVQEFLPPSLMTSEDLSHRSIGDLRKMANDLPHTDVVSLSILEVGKLDSLNYNLPNPIDIRYTNVEFQNNSEFRCAYYQFKSNTWSSNGVTTEILGEGNILCSSTHLTSFSVLTSVQGAVITDSLRYITYVGCGISLVCMVLALICLIYFRSDLYPQKNFVNINFLIALTLAVTFFLAGIDQSSNRATCKAMTIIMHYLFLAAFCWMLCEGILLYLMIVVIFDSGKTYYRQFLALGWGLPAVVVAISVGIKHDDYGSYDYCFLTHHYGLIYAFIAPMIAIILANFVIFVIVLKIVIESKGKSDMRERKQVIKASLRAIAVLLPILGLTWIIGVFAVDSLSVYLAHTFTIFNSLQGLFVFIFHCVLNNGVRKGFQKLKESRKRRKEAETFTMSNYSWQWYKR